The Longimicrobiales bacterium DNA window GGGCGTTTCGTCGCATACTTCGGTCGTCGTGACCTTTTCACCGTCGATCTCTACCTCGCCGACGCGGTTACCGGCCGCGTGATCCGCGAGCTGGCGAGCCCGCAGAACAGCCCGCATTACGACGCGCTCAGCTTCATCCAGTCGTCGGGCGCCTGGTCGCCGGACAGCCGGATGTTCGCATACGTGACCTTTGAAGAGGGCGACAACCGGATCGAGATCGTCGACGTCGAGCGAGGCAACGTGGTGCGCAAGCTCGAGCCGGCCGGCGTGGGCGCCGTGTCGAGCCCGACCTGGTCGCCCGACGGCCGGACGCTCGCGTTTTCCGGCATGCGCAACGGCCTGGGCGACCTGTTCCTGATGCACATCGAGTCGGGCGACGTGAGGCAGCTGACGGAGGACCGCTACTCGAACCTGCACCCGGACTTCTCGCCCGACGGCAGCAAGATCGTCTACTCCACGGACGAGGGACCGGACACGAATTTCGAGACGCTGGTCTTCGGGCAGCAGCGGCTGGCGATGATCGACGTGCAGACGGGGCAGCGTGAGCTGATCGACGCGTTCCCCGGGGTAAAGCACATCAACCCGCAGTACTCGCCCGACGGGCGCAGCCTCTACTTCATCGGCAACCCCGAGGGCTTCAGCGACATCTTCAGGCTGGACCTGCAGAGCGGCGAGATCTTCCAGATCACGCGTGTCGCGACGGGCGTGAGCGGCGTGACGGACATGTCGCCTGCGCTGAGCGTCGCGGACCGCACGGGCCGCATGCTGTTCTCCGTGTTCATCAATGCGGGCCAGCACATCTACGGGCTGGAGCCCGCGCGCACGACGGGCACGCTGGTCCGATCGGATATCGCCGATCCGACCTCGGTCGCGGCCGTGCTGCCGCCCGTGCAGGCAGTCGGCAGCGGGCTCGTTTACGAGTACCTGGCGGAGCCGGAGCGCGGACTGCCGCCGGCGAACGTCGCTTTCGAAGTCCAGGAGTACAGCCCGAGCATCTCGCTCGACTACATCGGCGCGCCGTCACTGGGCGTCGGGGTGAGCAGCTTCGGCACGGGCGTGGTCGGTGGCGTGTCCGCGTTCTTCTCGGACATGCTGGGCGATCACCAGCTCGGCGTCGCGGTCCAGGCACAGGGCGAGCTCAAGGACATCGGCGGCATCGCCCAGTACATCAATGCCAAGAACCGGTGGAACTGGGGTGCCGTCGTCGGACACATCCCGTACCTGACGGGGTTCTGGGCGCAGGCCGCCGGTCCCCAGCCGGGCACGACCGAGCTGCAGCAGTACCGCCAGCGCATCTACGTGGACCAGGCGGGGCTGCTCACGCACTACCCGTTCTCCATGACCCGTCGCTTCGAGATGTCGGCCGGGTACACGCGCTACGGCTTCGACACCGAGGTGTGGCGCGTCGTCTTCGACAACGCGACCGGCAGGCAGCTCACGGATGTCATCCGCGAGGATGTCGAGTCGCGTGACCCGCTGCATTTCTTCGAAGTGTCGGCGGCCTTCGTGGGCGACAATTCGTACTTCGGCTTCACGTCGCCGATCTCGGGTGAGCGCTTCCGCCTCTCCGCCTCACCGACATTCGGCTCGCTCGACTACACCACGGTCGTCGCCGACTACCGGCGCTACTTCTTCATGCGACCGGTGTCACTCGCGATGCGCGGCATGCACCTCGGCCGCTACGGCGCCGGCGCGGAGGGGATCGCCGATGACAACACGCGTGTGCTGAACGACATCTATGTCGGCTACGAGACCCTGGTGCGCGGCTACGCGTCGGACTCCTTCGAAGTGACCGAGTGCCACCCGACCGAGACCGACGCCTGCCCGGAGTACGGCCGCCTCTTCGGCTCGCGGATCGCCGTCGCGAACTTCGAGCTGCGCATCCCGCTGCTCGGCACGAACGACTTCGGGCTGATCAACTTCCCCTACGCCCCGCTCGAGCTGTCGCCCTTCTTCGACGCGGGCGTCGCCTGGTCGAGCGGCGAGGAGCCGACGTTCGAGTTCTCTCGCCGCACGCCCGAGCGCGTGCCCGTCTTCTCGACCGGCATCTCGGCGCGCGTGAACCTGCTCGGCTTCATGGTGCTGGAGACCTACTACGCGTATCCGTTCCAGCGGCCGGACGAAGGATGGCACTGGGGCTTCGTGATTTCGCCGGGATGGTAGTTGAGCGCGGAGTGACATGATGAACGGGCCGTCCGATATCGGGCGGCCCGTTTTCCATTTCATGGCTCGCACGTGCGCGGGAGACATGCGCGTGCGCGCTTACTTTGCCCGGATGCGGCGGCTGCATCAGCGAGGGCGCACGGTCGGAGCGCAGGCGCCCGCGCCCGGGCAGGTGCGAGCCGTGCCTGTGCTTCTGCGCGGCGTCAGCGTCTGTCAGACGACGTCCACGGCGTGAGATCGCTGCCGTTCGGCCGCTGCTTCCTGCTTCCTGCCCTACTTCCTCAGGATCTTTGTTTCGCCGTGCCTCGGGATCCACAGGTCGTGCTCGGGCAGGCCGGCGTTCTGCCATGCGGCCCGGGTGCGCTGCGGGGGGTCGAGCGGGGGTTCGTCGGACAGGCGGAAGGTGCCCCAGTGCATGGCGGCGAAGAGGCCGCGGGCGCCGAGCTGCTGGTAGGCCTCGACGGCCTCCTCCGGTGACATGTGCGCCGGCTGCATGAACCAGCGAGGCTCGTAGGCGCCGATGGGAAGCAGCACGGCGTCGAAGGGAGAGTGCTCGCGGCCGATGTGGTCGTAGAACGGGGCGAGCGCGCTGTCACCGCCGTAGTAGACGTTGACGCCGTCGGCACGCAGGGCGAAGGAGGCCCAGAGGCGCGGGCTGGCCGCCGGCCCGCGGCGCGTCCAGTGGCGGGCGGGCAGCGCGGTCACCTCCAGCTCGCCCGCCTTTGTACGCACGCGCGTGCCCTCCCACCAGTCGAGGTCGGTCGCGCTCCTGATGCCCTGCCGACGCAGCCAGTCCGCATGGCCCAGGGGCGCGATCCACTGCAGCCCTTCACCGAACCGCCGGTGGAGGCGGCGCACGGTCGGCCGGTCCAGGTGGTCGAAGTGGTCGTGCGACAGGAGCACCGCATCGATGGGCGGCAGCTCGTCGAATGCGACGCCCGGCGGCCGGATCCGGGCGGGCCCGGCCCACTGCACGGGCGAGACACGCCGGCTCCAGACGGGGTCGGTCAGCAGGTTGGCGCCGGGAAGCTGGATCAGGTACGTCGAATGGCCGACCCACGTGAGGCGGACTTCGCCCGCGACCCTGTCGACGAGCTGGGGCCGTGCGGGCTGCAGCTCATCCGGACGCGGATCAGGAGCGACGCCCTCGCGCAGCCGGGCAAGGCGCCAGCGGAGAAAATGGGAAAACGAGCGACGATCCGCCGGTGTGAACCACGGATCGAGGAACACGCCGCCGGGCCCGCGCACGGAGCGCGGCCGCTCACTGCTCATTGTCGGGGGAGGCTGGTCAGAGCGCGCGACCGGCGGCCGCGCGCTCCCGGAACTACCGGCCGCGGCGCTTGGCGCGCGCGGTACGACGACGCGCGTCCGCCGCCTTCCGCTTCTTCGCCTCGCTGGGCTTCTCGTAGAAGCGCTTCTTCTTCATGTCCTTGAAGAGCCCCGAGCGCAGCATCTTGCGACGGAACTGCTTCAGCGCCCACTCGATGCGATCGCCTTCGCCGATCTGGATCTCGATCATAACACTCCCGGTAGTCCTTGCGACATCCAAGCCATTTAAGGTAAGCAGGGACCCATCGGGTGTCCAGCCATTGGGGAGGCGGGAGTGTCCGATGCCCGGGCGACGCCCGGTTCCCGGGCTGGCGGAGTTCTGCCGCGTTGCGCCGGGTCCTCTTTTCGGGTCCCCAGTCTCGCACACGCACACGCACGTGCACACGGGTGTTGCAGGGCTGCTGTCCCCGCGCGGCGTCGGCAGCGGTTGGGTCAGATTCGTCCCTGCCTTGCGGTCGATGGCGGCTCTGCGTGTTTGGGAGCGGGAACGGGGGCACCGGGCACGGGCACGGGCGGGCACGCGATTCGGGTCACGACGCCGCGCAGAAGCCGCAGCCCCGCCACACCCATGTGCGCGTGCGTGTGCGTGTGCGAGACTCGCGACCCCGAAAGCGCCCACCGGCAGAGTTCCGTGGTAGCACGCGATTCTCGCGTGCCCTCGCAGAGCTCGTGGCAGCCGGCGAGAAGCCCGCGACTTTACTCCCCGCCCCCCGTTTCCCACATTCCGGTGTTCCTCCCCCCTCTCAAGGAAATCCGCGGTTGCAGCGCAGGCACTACCACCTGATCGGCATCGCCGGCACGGCGATGGGCTCGCTGGCGGGGCTGCTGAAGTCGGCCGGGCATCACGTCACCGGCTCCGACGAAAACGTCTACCCGCCGATGTCGACGCAGCTGCAGTCGCTGGGCATTCCGTACGCGGAAGGCTTCGGCCCGCAGAATCTCGATCCGCGGCCGGACGTGGTCGTCGTCGGAAACGCGATCTCGCGCGGCAATCCCGAGCTGGAGTACGTCCTCGACGAGGGGCTGTACTACACGGCGGCGGCGGTCGTGATCAAGGAGGAGTTCCTGCGTGGCCGGCATGTGCTGGCGGTCGCGGGCACGCACGGCAAGACCACCACCACGTCCATCCTGGCCTGGCTGCTCGAGGTCGCGGGGTTCAACCCGTCGTTCCTGATCGGCGGTGTGGCCGAGAACTTCGGCAGCTCGTTCCGCCTGACCGACTCCGACTACTTCGTGATCGAGGCCGACGAGTACGACACCGCGTACTTCGACAAGGGTCCGAAGATGTGGCACTACCTGCCGCGCACGGCCATCGTCGGCAACATCGAGTTCGATCACGCGGACATCTACCGCGACGAGGAGGCGTACCGCTTCGCGTTCTCGCGCTTCATCAACCAGATCCCGCGCAGTGGCACGCTGGTGGCCGGCTGGGAGTCGCCGATCGTGCGTGAGCTCGCGGCGAATTCGTTCGCGCCGGTTGCATCGTTCGGGTTGACCGAAGCCGCCCTGACCTGGGCCGCGCGCGACATCCGCTACGACGAGGACATGACGCGCTTCGTCGTGCTGCACGAAGGCCGTGAGTGGGGCACAGTCGAGACACCGCTCGCCGGTGCGTACAACGTGCGCAACTGTCTCGCGGCGATCGGCGCCGCCCATGCGGTGGGTGCCGAGCCGGCGAAGGTGCAGGAAGCGCTGCGCACGTTCCGCTCGGTGCGACGTCGCATGGAGCTGCGCGGCGTGGTGCGCGGCGTCACCGTGATCGACGACTTCGCGCATCATCCGACTGCGGTGGACGGGACCCTGCGCGCTGCGCGGCAGCGCTACGACGGGCGTCGCATCGTCGCGGTGTTCGAGCCGCGCAGCTATACGGCACAGCGTCGCGAATTCCAGGAACCGTACACGCGCGCGCTCGAGCTGGCGGACGAGATCGTTCTTGCCGGACTGTTCCATCCGGAACGCTACACGAAACAGACGGCGCTCGACCCGCACGAGGTCGTCGCGTCGCTGCAGTCGAGCGGCCGCGTGGCCGCCTACATCCCTGAGGTCGACAGGATCGTCGCGCACCTCGCGGACAGCGCGAGCGACGGTGACGTGATCGTCATCATGTCGAACGGCGGCTTCGGCGGGATCCATGACAAGCTCCTCGCCGCCCTGGAAAATCATCGCACCACCACCCCGGGAGAGCACGATGCGTAGCAAGACCTTCGTCGTACTGGCGCTGCTGCTGGTTGCGACGCCGCTCAGCGCGCAGAAGCGGGCGTTCACGCCAGCCGACTGGTATCGGCTGACCACGCTGAGTGATCCGGCGCTGTCGCCGGACGGCTCGCAGATCGCGTTCACCGTGACGACGGTGAAGGAGAAGGAGAACAAGCGGCACTCGGAGATCTGGGTGGTGCCGGCGCGCGGTGGCGAGCCGGTCCGCTTCACGGCGCCCGGCGTGGAGAGCTCGAGCCCGTGGTGGTCGCCGGATGGTTCGCTGCTGCTGTTCACGTCGCGGCGGCCCGGCGGCGACGGCGACGGCAACACGTGGGCGCTGCGGATGGACCGACCGGGCGGCGAGGCGTTCCAGGCAGATGGCTACCGCCGTGGCTCGATGCCGAGGAGCGGCGCGTTCGTGGTCTTTGCCGAGGAGCCGGACGGCGACGAGGAGTCCGACTCGACGGAGGCGGAAGGCCCGTTCGCGAAGATGAAGCCGATGGCGCGGCCGCCGCACGACGCGATCACGCAACCACTGAACTCGGCGCGCTTCGACGGCATGCACATCGTCGATCTGCCGTACAAGCGAAATGGCCCGGGCTTCACGCCGAACCGCGACGAGCCGCGCGAGTGGCAGGCCGCGCAGATCTACCGCCAGGCGCTCGGCGACACGGCCAGGGTGCAGCTCACGCGCGCAGCCTATTCGCATCGCAATGTTGCCGTCTCGCCCGACGGCCGCTGGATCGCGTTCACCGCGGACGCCTCACTGCGGCCGGACTCCGTCGTCGAGGCCGAACGCGACTCGCTCGCGCGCCTGCCGTACGACCCGGTCCGCGACGAGCAGCCGCGCAATGACGTGGACATCTACGTGATGCCGATCGACGGCGGCGAGCCGCGCAAGGTGGCGGAGCACATGGGCAACGAAGCACAGCTCACGTGGTCGCCGGACAGCCGCCGCATCGCGTTCATGGCGAGCGAGACACGCACCGCGCCGCGCCGCATCTACATCGTGGACCGCCAGGGCGGCACCCCGCGCAACGTGCTGACCGACTGGCAGTACGAGCCGTCCGGGATGGAGTGGCGCTCCGGTGATGAGTTGCTGTTCACGGCAGCGATCGGCGGACGCACGGCGCTGCACCGGCTCGATACGGACGATGGCCGGATCACGGAGCTGCTCGGCGGACGCCGTCGCATCAACGACGTGAGCTACGACCGCGACATGGAGCGCGTCGCCTACGTCGCGACGTCGGTCACCGCGCCCACGGAGCTGTACGTCGCCGACGTCGACGGCGACAACGAGCGTCGCCTGACGGCATTCAATGAGGCGCTCAACGCGGAGATCGCGTGGCCGGAGGCGGAGCGTTTCACGTACGAGTCGGTCGGAGGCCGCGAGATCGAGGCGTGGCTGATGAAGCCGTACGGCTACCAGGAGGGGCAGAAGTATCCGCTCGTCCTCTACATCCACGGTGGCCCGCACTCCGCGTACGGCGAGAACTGGTTCGACGAGTTCCACAACATCGCGGGCGCCGGGATGTTCGTGCTGTACACGAACCCGCGCGGCTCCTCGGGCTACGGCGCCGACTTCACGTACACGACACGCGCGCGCTGGGGCATGGAGGACTACGAGGACATCATGAAGGCGGTCGATATCGTCGCGCAGCGGCCGGACGTCGACTCGACGCGCATGGGCGTGACGGGCGGCAGCTACGGCGGCTTCATGACCGCGTGGATCACGACGAAGACAGACCGGTTCAAGGCAGCGCAGACCGACCGCATGATCTCCAACTGGTGGTCATGGTACGGCACCAGCGACGCGCAGGGGCTGACGGAGTTCGAGTTCCATGGCAAGCCGTGGGACAACCCCGAGCTCTACGACGAGCTTTCCCCCATCCGCTACGCGCGCAACGTGAGCACGCCGACGCTGATCGTGCAGTCCGAGGAAGACCACCGCACGCCGATGACGGACGCGGAGCAGTGGTTCGTCGCGCTGAAGAAGCACGGTGTGCCGGTCGAGTTCGTCCGTTACCCACGTTCGACGCATGACCTGTCGCGCACCGGCGAGCCATGGCTGCTCGTGGACCGGCTCGGCCGGCTGAGACAGTGGTTCTCGCACTGGCTGGAGGTTGATCCGGCGGTGACGGCGGATCAGCAGTAGTCGCTCCCGAAGAGCCCGGGCCGTTTTCCCAGGCTCTTCGATTTTTCAACCTGTTTGTCGACCACAGAGCGCACCGAGAACACTGAGACTGCACAGAGTCTTTCTTGCAAGGGTCTGCGGCCACCGCACGCTCGAGGCCCGGCGTCGAGCGTTCGGCCACGAGAATCCAACAAGAACTAATAAGGAACTGTAATGACGACCCCGCAGCGTGAGGCCGGGTGATGAATCCTCCGTGCCGTCCTCAGTGCCTTCTGTGCGCTCCGTGGTAGAAAATTGAATCAGTACTGCTCGGCAAACACAGCCGACAGCCGCTCGACCACCCTGCTCCGCCATGGCCGCGTTCTCCACGTCTCGAGATCGAACTCCACAGCACGCTCGAGGTCCTCGAGGAACTGCTCCTCGAGAGACTGCGCGAAGCTCGCGTCCTGGATCGCCACGATGTTTTCGTTGTTCAGCTCCTTGGAGCGGATGTCCATGTTGGCGGAGCCGACGATGCTCCAGATGCCGTCGGCGACGAGCAGCTTGGAATGGACCATCGTCGGCTGGTACTCGTAGATGCGGACGCCGGCCTCGAGGAGCGGCTCGTAGTAGTAGTGGCTGGTGCGGCGGATCGGGGCGGCGTCGGTGTGCTCGTTCGGCATGAGCAGCCGGACGTCGACGCCGTCACGGGCGCGCTGCGCCAGGATGTGCCGGGTGTTGCGGTCCGGCGTAAAGTACGGGGTGGTGATGTAGAGGCGCTCGCGCGCGCTCAGGAACGTGAGCAGAAAGAACAGGCGGAGCGGGTACTCGTCGGAGGATGGTGAGCTGACTACGCCTGTGTGCCAGTCGATGCGATGAGCCGCCGATCCAGGATCCTCGTAGGAGTCGTGGTCGGGGTAGTGATCGGTGCTGGTCAGGATCTCGCCGCAGGTGTAGGCCCAGAGCTCCGTGAACGCGGGCTGCAGTGTTCCGGCCGCGCAGCCGGTCAGACGCACCATGTCATCGCGCCACTCGTCCTCGTTGCGCGCGTCACCGACCCACTTGTCGCCGAATGCGGCGCCGCCGGTGTAGCCGATCCGCCCATCGATCACGATCGCGCGACGGTGGTTCCGGCGGTGCACACGCGTGAGCTTGCCGAACACCGGCGGCCGGTATCGCTCGACCTTGCCACCCGCCTGTCGCAGTCGCTCGACCCCGTCATCCGGAATCCGCAGCCCACCGATCGCGTCGACGAGCACGCGCACCTCGACGCCATCGGCAGCGCGTCGCGCGAGGACGTCGAGCACCTTCTCAGAGATGTCGCCCGGTTCCCAGATGTAAGCGGACACGTTGATTGTGCGCTCCGCGCGCTCGAAGTCCTCGAGCATCCGCGGGAAATAGCTGTCACCGTTGCTGAGCAGCTCAGCGGTCCCGCCGTGGCGGATCGGGGCATTCACGATCCCGGCAATGCCCCGCATGAAGTCGGCACTGCCGAGCGGCGGTCCGGCATGCGACCAGATCCGGTCGGGGCGGCGCCCGAGTTTGAAGAACAGCGTGATGATGGCGGTCCCGATCGCCAGCACGCCGATGGCGGCGAGGACGTTCATCCACCAGGGTCCGGCGAGGATGTCGCTCATTCGAACGTACCGTCGATGTGCGGGTCTACCGCGTCGACGAAGTCGACGCGCGCGAACAGCGGGTGATGGTCGGAGCCGAAGACACGCGCCGAGCGATCGCCGGGCACCTCATCGATCCGCTCGACGCAGACGTCGCGAATCCGGTTGGCCGGCGAACGATAGAGTACGTAGTCGAGCGGCAGGCGCACGCGTGCGTGATAGGTGTGGCGCCACGTCCCGACCCGCCGGGCCAGGTGCAGCCCGCCATCGAGCAGCGCCCGCACGACCGGATCGCGCATGCCGAGCGGCGCATTGAGGTCGGCGCCGAGCACGACACTGGCCGCGTGCTCCGGATCGATGAGACGGTGCGCGAGCTCGGCGGCCTGGACCAGGCGACCGGCACCGTAGCGGATCTGCCAGCCGCCCGGCGGCGAACCGCCCGTGTCGAGATGCGCGCTGGCGAGCACGAGCTCCGGCAGCCCCGCGATGTGCGTGGTCAGCGCGACGCGCCGCTGCCGCACGTACGGCAGCAGAAACGCGTGCGTGCCTTCCAGTGCGACACTGGAAAGAATCGCATTGCCCCGATCGCTGCGATGCACGCCGTTTCGCATGGAGGGCGCGTAGCGGAGGCTGAAGCCCATCAGCTCGGCAACCTCCAGGACGTCGGTACGACCCGGCACGATCCGGCCGCCGTGTCGCGTATCGTGCGGCCG harbors:
- a CDS encoding BamA/TamA family outer membrane protein, whose product is MLAVLAAQPAQGQYFGRQKVQYEDFDWQVLKSDHFSIYHYPGTEIITNDAARMAERWYTRLSYAFQHEFDEKPLIFYADHPDFQQTNVISSALTEGTGGVTEGLKNRVIMPWTGVYEDNDHVLGHELVHVFQYDVAQTGPTGLQGLNTLPLFLIEGMAEYLSLGRVDANTAMWLRDAALRGELPTIQQLGRDPRFFPYRYGQALWAYIAGRWGDRAVTELFRFATRAGWETALERVLGVTSEQISEQWIESIRTAYLPAIQGRQRPEDAGTPLLVSDELGAMHLAPAVSPDGRFVAYFGRRDLFTVDLYLADAVTGRVIRELASPQNSPHYDALSFIQSSGAWSPDSRMFAYVTFEEGDNRIEIVDVERGNVVRKLEPAGVGAVSSPTWSPDGRTLAFSGMRNGLGDLFLMHIESGDVRQLTEDRYSNLHPDFSPDGSKIVYSTDEGPDTNFETLVFGQQRLAMIDVQTGQRELIDAFPGVKHINPQYSPDGRSLYFIGNPEGFSDIFRLDLQSGEIFQITRVATGVSGVTDMSPALSVADRTGRMLFSVFINAGQHIYGLEPARTTGTLVRSDIADPTSVAAVLPPVQAVGSGLVYEYLAEPERGLPPANVAFEVQEYSPSISLDYIGAPSLGVGVSSFGTGVVGGVSAFFSDMLGDHQLGVAVQAQGELKDIGGIAQYINAKNRWNWGAVVGHIPYLTGFWAQAAGPQPGTTELQQYRQRIYVDQAGLLTHYPFSMTRRFEMSAGYTRYGFDTEVWRVVFDNATGRQLTDVIREDVESRDPLHFFEVSAAFVGDNSYFGFTSPISGERFRLSASPTFGSLDYTTVVADYRRYFFMRPVSLAMRGMHLGRYGAGAEGIADDNTRVLNDIYVGYETLVRGYASDSFEVTECHPTETDACPEYGRLFGSRIAVANFELRIPLLGTNDFGLINFPYAPLELSPFFDAGVAWSSGEEPTFEFSRRTPERVPVFSTGISARVNLLGFMVLETYYAYPFQRPDEGWHWGFVISPGW
- a CDS encoding MBL fold metallo-hydrolase, with protein sequence MSSERPRSVRGPGGVFLDPWFTPADRRSFSHFLRWRLARLREGVAPDPRPDELQPARPQLVDRVAGEVRLTWVGHSTYLIQLPGANLLTDPVWSRRVSPVQWAGPARIRPPGVAFDELPPIDAVLLSHDHFDHLDRPTVRRLHRRFGEGLQWIAPLGHADWLRRQGIRSATDLDWWEGTRVRTKAGELEVTALPARHWTRRGPAASPRLWASFALRADGVNVYYGGDSALAPFYDHIGREHSPFDAVLLPIGAYEPRWFMQPAHMSPEEAVEAYQQLGARGLFAAMHWGTFRLSDEPPLDPPQRTRAAWQNAGLPEHDLWIPRHGETKILRK
- the rpsU gene encoding 30S ribosomal protein S21 encodes the protein MIEIQIGEGDRIEWALKQFRRKMLRSGLFKDMKKKRFYEKPSEAKKRKAADARRRTARAKRRGR
- the mpl gene encoding UDP-N-acetylmuramate:L-alanyl-gamma-D-glutamyl-meso-diaminopimelate ligase, which translates into the protein MQRRHYHLIGIAGTAMGSLAGLLKSAGHHVTGSDENVYPPMSTQLQSLGIPYAEGFGPQNLDPRPDVVVVGNAISRGNPELEYVLDEGLYYTAAAVVIKEEFLRGRHVLAVAGTHGKTTTTSILAWLLEVAGFNPSFLIGGVAENFGSSFRLTDSDYFVIEADEYDTAYFDKGPKMWHYLPRTAIVGNIEFDHADIYRDEEAYRFAFSRFINQIPRSGTLVAGWESPIVRELAANSFAPVASFGLTEAALTWAARDIRYDEDMTRFVVLHEGREWGTVETPLAGAYNVRNCLAAIGAAHAVGAEPAKVQEALRTFRSVRRRMELRGVVRGVTVIDDFAHHPTAVDGTLRAARQRYDGRRIVAVFEPRSYTAQRREFQEPYTRALELADEIVLAGLFHPERYTKQTALDPHEVVASLQSSGRVAAYIPEVDRIVAHLADSASDGDVIVIMSNGGFGGIHDKLLAALENHRTTTPGEHDA
- a CDS encoding S9 family peptidase; amino-acid sequence: MRSKTFVVLALLLVATPLSAQKRAFTPADWYRLTTLSDPALSPDGSQIAFTVTTVKEKENKRHSEIWVVPARGGEPVRFTAPGVESSSPWWSPDGSLLLFTSRRPGGDGDGNTWALRMDRPGGEAFQADGYRRGSMPRSGAFVVFAEEPDGDEESDSTEAEGPFAKMKPMARPPHDAITQPLNSARFDGMHIVDLPYKRNGPGFTPNRDEPREWQAAQIYRQALGDTARVQLTRAAYSHRNVAVSPDGRWIAFTADASLRPDSVVEAERDSLARLPYDPVRDEQPRNDVDIYVMPIDGGEPRKVAEHMGNEAQLTWSPDSRRIAFMASETRTAPRRIYIVDRQGGTPRNVLTDWQYEPSGMEWRSGDELLFTAAIGGRTALHRLDTDDGRITELLGGRRRINDVSYDRDMERVAYVATSVTAPTELYVADVDGDNERRLTAFNEALNAEIAWPEAERFTYESVGGREIEAWLMKPYGYQEGQKYPLVLYIHGGPHSAYGENWFDEFHNIAGAGMFVLYTNPRGSSGYGADFTYTTRARWGMEDYEDIMKAVDIVAQRPDVDSTRMGVTGGSYGGFMTAWITTKTDRFKAAQTDRMISNWWSWYGTSDAQGLTEFEFHGKPWDNPELYDELSPIRYARNVSTPTLIVQSEEDHRTPMTDAEQWFVALKKHGVPVEFVRYPRSTHDLSRTGEPWLLVDRLGRLRQWFSHWLEVDPAVTADQQ
- a CDS encoding phospholipase D-like domain-containing protein, giving the protein MSDILAGPWWMNVLAAIGVLAIGTAIITLFFKLGRRPDRIWSHAGPPLGSADFMRGIAGIVNAPIRHGGTAELLSNGDSYFPRMLEDFERAERTINVSAYIWEPGDISEKVLDVLARRAADGVEVRVLVDAIGGLRIPDDGVERLRQAGGKVERYRPPVFGKLTRVHRRNHRRAIVIDGRIGYTGGAAFGDKWVGDARNEDEWRDDMVRLTGCAAGTLQPAFTELWAYTCGEILTSTDHYPDHDSYEDPGSAAHRIDWHTGVVSSPSSDEYPLRLFFLLTFLSARERLYITTPYFTPDRNTRHILAQRARDGVDVRLLMPNEHTDAAPIRRTSHYYYEPLLEAGVRIYEYQPTMVHSKLLVADGIWSIVGSANMDIRSKELNNENIVAIQDASFAQSLEEQFLEDLERAVEFDLETWRTRPWRSRVVERLSAVFAEQY
- a CDS encoding endonuclease/exonuclease/phosphatase family protein; protein product: MTATNNDGDATSRRPPARPLLARAPGYPALEPVHEPHLHPELAAWRRNVGSAVALDLAPRLAHPVTGLDIVCWNVAIGRADIGELLRRIQDGAYDEFGLRSDRPLVLLLQEAYRGGADVPERPHDTRHGGRIVPGRTDVLEVAELMGFSLRYAPSMRNGVHRSDRGNAILSSVALEGTHAFLLPYVRQRRVALTTHIAGLPELVLASAHLDTGGSPPGGWQIRYGAGRLVQAAELAHRLIDPEHAASVVLGADLNAPLGMRDPVVRALLDGGLHLARRVGTWRHTYHARVRLPLDYVLYRSPANRIRDVCVERIDEVPGDRSARVFGSDHHPLFARVDFVDAVDPHIDGTFE